The sequence CGACCAGAGCGACAACTGGTCCGGCAACGGCATCGTCCGGTGGTGGCGGGTTGAATCCGGCTCGGCACGCAATGTTGGCCGCTATGTGATCGCCGGCCACACCACGCTTGCCGATCCCGCCGGGCTGGGGGCACCGCATTGCTGACACGCAGGGCGCGGATGTGCGGGCAGTTGTCCCCATCGCGGCGGTTTCCGCTATTCGGTAGGCTTACCCCGGGGAAAAGGAAGCCTGCTGCCTGTCCTGCCACCAGGCCGCCATCTGGCTACACAATCTGAGGGAAATTAACGCTGTGACAACTCTGCTGGGGAAGCTCGGGCTGAAAAAGCGACTTAAGAAACTCGTCACCGGTACGGCGTTTGGTGCTGTGGTGGCTGTGGTGGTGACGGGTGCTGTGTTGTATCCGGGGTTTAAGACCACTGAGGTGGAGTTGAACGATGGTGGTGTGTGGGTTGTTTCGAAGTCGAAGAATGCTGTGGGGCGGTTGAATTATCCGTCGCGGGTGTTGGATGGGGCGGTGACGCCGGCGTTGTCGACGTTTGATGTGTTGCAGCATGCCGGTGAGGTGTTCGTCGATGACGAGACGGGTTCGACGTTGAACCAGGTGTCGCCGGCGAATATGCGTTTGGGTGGGGATAAGCAGTTGCCGGGGGCGGCGGATGTGAGTTTTGGGGCGCGGACGATTTCGGTGACGGATGCTGCGTCGGGGAAGGTGTGGGCGGTGTCGCCGGCCACGGTGAATGGTTTTGATAAGGAAGCGTCGGAGCCGGTTTTGGTGGGTTCGGCGGGCCTGGTGTCGGTGGTGGGTTCGGATGACCGGATTTATTCGGCGGATCCGAAGACCGGCAGCGTGACGGTGACCGGTGTTGATGCCGAGGGTGGTGTGGCGTCGTCGGAGTCCAGTACGTGGGATGGGCTTAAGGGTGCCGGGGATTTGCAGATGACGGTGGTGGGGGACCAGCCGGTGGTGTTGGATGCTGCCGCGGGAAACCTGTTCCTGCCTGGTGGCAAGCGGCTGCAGTTGGAGAATGCGCGGGATGCGAAGTTGCAGCAGGCCGGGCCGGACAGTGACTTTGTGGCGCTGGCCACGCGGAAGGCGTTGCTGAAGCAGCCCCTTGACGGGGGTACGGCCACGACCGTGGGGTTCGATGGTGAGGGGGTTCCGGCTGCTCCGGTGCAGTTGGGTGGGTGTGTGCATGCGGCGTGGTCGGGTGCGAACAAGTATGTCCGGGACTGTGTCAATGATGCTGACGATAAGAATGTTGCGGTGCCCAAGGCGAGTGCGTCGCCGTCGTATGTTTTCCGGGTGAACCGGGACCTGGTGGTCCTGAATGATGTGAATTCGGGGAATGTGTGGTTGGTGAACCAGAACATGCAGCTGGTGAACAACTGGGACGACGTCATCCCGCCCAAGAACCAGTCCGACGACCAGGACCAGGAGTCGGCGGACAACAACACCATCAACATCCTGCCGGACCGCACCAAACCCAACCGTCCGCCGGAAACCAAGCCCGACGCCGTCGGAGTCCGCCCCGGCCGCACCACCATCCTCAGCGTCCTGGACAACGACTCAGACCCCGACGGCGACGTTCTCACCGCAGCGGTGGGGGACGCCGGACCCAAATCGGGAACGCTGGAAAGCATCTACGGCGGCACCGCCTTCCAGATCACTGTCCCCGCGGACGCCAAGCCGGGCACCGAGACCTTCAACTACAGTGCCTCGGATGGCCGCGGCCTCTCCGCCACGGGACAGGTCACGCTCAACGTGGTGGGACCCGACGAAAACAAGCCGCCCAAGTTCAAACGCGGCGAAGACACCACCATGCTGGTTGAACAGGGCAAAACCGTCAGCCAGAACATCCTCACCGACTGGATCGATCCCGACGGCGACGACCTGGTCCTGCTGGACGCGAAGGCCGATAACGACCAGGACCAGGTCAAGGTGCGGCGCGACGGCCTGTTGACCTTCCAGGATTCCGGCGCAACTGCCGGCAAGAAGAACGTCCAGGTCAGTATCTGGGACGGCCGCGCCACCGTCACGGGCAAGGTAGTTGTCAACGTCCAGCCGCCAGGTGCACTGGCACCCGTGGTCAACGCCGACCACGTCACCGCCGTGGTGGGCCAGGATTTGGTCATTTCCCCGCTGAAGAACGACGTCGATCCCAACGGGGGTGCCCTCCGCCTCGCCCAGGTGGAAGCCAACGGCCCCGCCGAACTTGGCCCCGTCACCGACGGCGGCACTTTCACCTTCCGCAGCAGCACCCCAGGCCCCGTCTACCTGACGTACATCGCCAGCAACGGCCCCCAAAGCAGCCAGGGCCTCATCCGGGTGGACGTCGAATCCGGCAACGACGGCGGCGATCCCGTCGCGGTCCATGACGTTGCCCTGATGCCCACGGGCGGCAGTGTCCTGCTGGACCCCCTGGCCAACGACTCCGACCCCTCCGGTGGTGTCCTGGTGCTTCAGTCCGTGAAGCTCCCGGACAACGCGACGGTGTCCGTCAGCGTGATCAACCACAGCGTCCTGCGGATTACGGACATCCTGGGAACCAAGGACCCCATCCTGTTCGAATACACCATGTCCAACGGAAAGAAGTCCGCCACCGGCAGTGTCTCCGTGGTGCCCGTGCCGGCCCCCGCTGTCGTGGAAGCACCCCAGCCCAAGCCGGACGAGGTGAATGTCCGCGTCAACGACGTCGTCACCATCCCCGTCCTGGACAACGACACCCACCCGCAGGGGCAGGAACTGACCGTGGACCCGGTCCTGCCGCAGGCGGTTGACCCTGCCGACGGGAAGAGCTTCGTCTCAGAGAACACCCTCCGGTTCATAGCGGGCAGCCAGCCCAAGACCGTGCGCGCCATCTACAACGCGGTGGATCCGCAGGGCCAGAAGAGCGCCGCCGCCGTGACCATCCACATCCTCCCGCTCGAGGGCGCGGAGAACTCCCGGCCGCAGCCGCGGAACCTGACAGCCCGCGTGGTGGCTGCGGGCACCGTCCGCATCCCGGTTCCCCTCGACGGCATCGATCCCGACGGCGACTCCGTGCAGCTGACGGGCATCGACAGCACCCCTGCCATGGGAACCGCCACGGTGGGCAGCAACTTCATCGACTTCACCGCCGCCGGGGACGGTGCCGGCACCGACACCTTCCGCTACAAGGTGGTGGACCGCCAGGGGGCAGTGAACACGGGAACCGTCACGGTGGGCATCGCGCCCCGCGGTGACATGAACCAAAAGCCCACCCCGGTGGACGACGAGGTCCGGGTGCGTCCCGGCCGGCAGATTGCCGTCGACGCCACTGCCAACGACACCGATCCTGACGGCGACCGGATCCGCATCCTCACCGACGGCATCGAGGCCGACCCCTCCCTGCAGGCCACCGTCAGCAGGAACAGCGGCCGCATCATCCTCCTGGCCCCGAACGAGGCCGGAACCGTCAACGTGCGCTACACCATCGCCGACGACCGGGACGCCACCGCCCAGGCCACCATCCGCCTGGTGGTGGACAACGACGTGCCGCTGAAGGCGCCGATCGCCCGCGACGACAGGGTGACATCAGCCCAGGCCATGGGCAAGACCGCCGTGGACGTTCCCGTCCTCAAGAACGACGAGGACCCCGACGGCGTGGGCGAAAACCTGAAGATCAGCACCGAGGCCACCACTGCGCGGCCCGGCGGAAACGGCAACGTCCTGGTGGACCTCACCGAACAGCCACAGCTGATCCCGTACACGGTGGAAGACGTCGACGGCCAGCAGTCCACCGCCATCATCTGGGTGCCAGGCCTGGGCCAGCAGGTCCCCACACTGGCCAAGGACGAGGTCCTGGAGGTCGTGGCCGGACAATCCGTCGACGTCGACCTGAAGGAATGGGTCAAGGTCCGGGAAGGACGTTCACCCCGGCTGACCCAGGCGGACAGGATCAAGCTCATCGGTGCCGACGGCGGCGATCCGGTAACGCGCGACGGCACCGGCCTGAAGTACACGGCTGGTGCGGACTACGTGGGCCCCGGTTCACTGACCTTCGAGGTGACCGACGGTACCGGGCCGGACGATCCCGCCGGCCTCAAGTCCACCCTCAGCATCCGCACCAAGGTGTTGCCGGACCCCAACAAGAACAACCCGCCGGAGCTGCTTGGCGCCAACGTGGATGTTCCCAAGGGTGACTCGGCCAGCACCGACCTCGGCAAGCTCACCTCAGATCCCGACCAGGACGACGTCGAGAAGATGAAGTACGAACTGGTGGGAGACTCTCCCGGCGGGTTCTCTGCACGCATCGAAGGCAAGACGCTGAAAGTTTCGGCGGCCGACTCCACGGCA comes from Pseudarthrobacter sp. NIBRBAC000502770 and encodes:
- a CDS encoding Ig-like domain-containing protein; amino-acid sequence: MTTLLGKLGLKKRLKKLVTGTAFGAVVAVVVTGAVLYPGFKTTEVELNDGGVWVVSKSKNAVGRLNYPSRVLDGAVTPALSTFDVLQHAGEVFVDDETGSTLNQVSPANMRLGGDKQLPGAADVSFGARTISVTDAASGKVWAVSPATVNGFDKEASEPVLVGSAGLVSVVGSDDRIYSADPKTGSVTVTGVDAEGGVASSESSTWDGLKGAGDLQMTVVGDQPVVLDAAAGNLFLPGGKRLQLENARDAKLQQAGPDSDFVALATRKALLKQPLDGGTATTVGFDGEGVPAAPVQLGGCVHAAWSGANKYVRDCVNDADDKNVAVPKASASPSYVFRVNRDLVVLNDVNSGNVWLVNQNMQLVNNWDDVIPPKNQSDDQDQESADNNTINILPDRTKPNRPPETKPDAVGVRPGRTTILSVLDNDSDPDGDVLTAAVGDAGPKSGTLESIYGGTAFQITVPADAKPGTETFNYSASDGRGLSATGQVTLNVVGPDENKPPKFKRGEDTTMLVEQGKTVSQNILTDWIDPDGDDLVLLDAKADNDQDQVKVRRDGLLTFQDSGATAGKKNVQVSIWDGRATVTGKVVVNVQPPGALAPVVNADHVTAVVGQDLVISPLKNDVDPNGGALRLAQVEANGPAELGPVTDGGTFTFRSSTPGPVYLTYIASNGPQSSQGLIRVDVESGNDGGDPVAVHDVALMPTGGSVLLDPLANDSDPSGGVLVLQSVKLPDNATVSVSVINHSVLRITDILGTKDPILFEYTMSNGKKSATGSVSVVPVPAPAVVEAPQPKPDEVNVRVNDVVTIPVLDNDTHPQGQELTVDPVLPQAVDPADGKSFVSENTLRFIAGSQPKTVRAIYNAVDPQGQKSAAAVTIHILPLEGAENSRPQPRNLTARVVAAGTVRIPVPLDGIDPDGDSVQLTGIDSTPAMGTATVGSNFIDFTAAGDGAGTDTFRYKVVDRQGAVNTGTVTVGIAPRGDMNQKPTPVDDEVRVRPGRQIAVDATANDTDPDGDRIRILTDGIEADPSLQATVSRNSGRIILLAPNEAGTVNVRYTIADDRDATAQATIRLVVDNDVPLKAPIARDDRVTSAQAMGKTAVDVPVLKNDEDPDGVGENLKISTEATTARPGGNGNVLVDLTEQPQLIPYTVEDVDGQQSTAIIWVPGLGQQVPTLAKDEVLEVVAGQSVDVDLKEWVKVREGRSPRLTQADRIKLIGADGGDPVTRDGTGLKYTAGADYVGPGSLTFEVTDGTGPDDPAGLKSTLSIRTKVLPDPNKNNPPELLGANVDVPKGDSASTDLGKLTSDPDQDDVEKMKYELVGDSPGGFSARIEGKTLKVSAADSTATGTRAAVQVKAIDPRGLEATATYQLAVTASNRPKPVANDDVQDNAAAGKPVTINVLANDANPFPETPLKIIAANTETGSGNVGVNGDSVTVTPAPGFTGTMVVAYTVEDKTGDASRHATARVRLTVKDKPAAPTTPQAQSVGDQTALLTWSAPADRGSPITRYTVFGEGGFRQECPANTCTLNGLTNNTTYHFQVTATNEFGDSDRSPASADVRPDVKPDTPQAPSLKFGDKQLTVNWAAPASKGSPVKSYDLEISPAPAGQNAQIQGLTSVSYVWKGLQNGVSYKVRVLARNDAKDPSEWSPYSAAEVPAGVPATPTAPSVSQATPVGSQSQLRVVWSAPNNNGDAVSSYTLTTLRGGAAVASQQVAGTSQNVTVDNSETNYTFTVSATNKAGTSATSAQSAAIRAAGKPGTVNSGTVKENGTSGQLDVTFTPLTDAQRNGSTASEIAYSYNADGRTGSIKAGGGTIGGMTNGRDITVTIIATSTKNNMAGDAKAIGTGNPYGPANAPNINGGTSAKGDGQVHWTWNDPATNGRPLSYYEVSMDGGGWQNVGKANKFDAGAGGWSTSHRLRVRAYTVTPGAVGGPVTSTSGPDNTPPPPTDWYVTASPVRSCTEPRQGTDSYIAGNPSQCTGAGKWLDAGAPSTADRYQVWYKTSNNPSGIWYHLNSGMASGNWLRCDTSNVGCNPPNGMPNR